One genomic region from Fusobacterium sp. IOR10 encodes:
- the dnaJ gene encoding molecular chaperone DnaJ, protein MEKKDYYDLLGIEKTASDSEIKKAYRKLAMKYHPDKFSNASEKEKKEAENKFKEINEAYQVLSDSDKKSKYDRFGHAAFENGGGNPGGFGGGFGSGFSGEDIFSSFFGGGFGGSQGQRGPEPGNDLRVDVIITLEEVAKGGEKEIKYTRMGKCSKCHGSGAEPGSKMNKCPKCHGSGRIEKIQRTMLGNFKSVVECDECNGKGKIPETKCSKCRGTGVEREQVKKKIKIPIGIHDGQRLRMSGMGDASSEGGENGDLYIFFHVKEHNFFVRDEEDIICEVPITFIKATLGGEVVIPTLTGKKTIKIAKGTQNGKVLRLRGEGIHNPRAYAPGDLLVKILIEIPTNLNVEQEKLLKEFDNSLKDKNYKMNKGFLNKLKDLFK, encoded by the coding sequence ATGGAAAAAAAAGATTATTATGATCTTTTGGGAATTGAAAAAACAGCTTCTGATTCAGAAATAAAGAAAGCTTATAGAAAACTTGCAATGAAATATCACCCTGATAAATTTAGTAATGCAAGTGAAAAAGAAAAAAAGGAAGCTGAAAATAAATTTAAAGAGATAAATGAAGCGTATCAAGTTTTATCTGATTCAGATAAAAAAAGTAAATATGATAGATTTGGTCATGCAGCCTTTGAAAATGGTGGAGGGAATCCAGGTGGATTTGGCGGTGGATTCGGAAGTGGATTCAGTGGAGAAGATATTTTTTCTTCATTTTTTGGCGGTGGATTTGGTGGTTCTCAAGGACAAAGAGGTCCTGAGCCAGGTAATGATTTAAGAGTAGACGTTATAATAACTTTAGAAGAAGTTGCTAAGGGTGGAGAAAAAGAAATAAAATACACAAGAATGGGAAAATGTTCTAAATGTCATGGAAGTGGAGCAGAACCAGGTAGCAAAATGAATAAATGTCCAAAGTGTCATGGATCAGGTAGAATAGAAAAAATTCAAAGAACAATGTTAGGAAACTTTAAAAGTGTTGTGGAATGTGATGAATGTAATGGTAAGGGAAAAATTCCAGAAACAAAATGTTCAAAATGTAGGGGTACTGGAGTAGAGAGAGAACAAGTTAAAAAGAAAATAAAAATTCCTATAGGAATTCATGATGGGCAAAGATTGAGAATGTCAGGAATGGGAGATGCAAGTTCTGAAGGTGGAGAAAATGGAGATTTGTACATTTTTTTCCATGTAAAAGAGCATAATTTTTTCGTGAGAGATGAAGAGGATATAATTTGTGAGGTTCCAATTACATTTATTAAAGCAACTTTAGGTGGAGAAGTAGTTATACCTACATTAACAGGAAAGAAAACAATAAAAATAGCTAAGGGTACTCAAAATGGAAAGGTATTAAGGTTAAGAGGAGAAGGTATTCATAACCCTAGAGCCTATGCTCCAGGTGATCTTTTAGTAAAAATACTTATTGAAATCCCAACTAACTTAAATGTAGAACAAGAAAAATTACTTAAAGAGTTTGATAATAGTTTAAAAGATAAGAATTATAAGATGAATAAAGGGTTCTTAAATAAATTGAAAGATTTATTTAAGTAA
- a CDS encoding GerMN domain-containing protein: protein MKEEMKEEITKKNREIKWRSLNNYFGFILLITLITGYFYFNRDYTPKKILIKNISIKENKESKLYIYYPEKGELLNEEITVNEKFGTDFIVRDTIKNVVLKLEKLNKIPQLEFGNKVDYFILKDQIYIDVPEVMFGKVNSPRDELLLIYSFINSLTNIKGINSVRFLIDNVDVEKIKYSNLIKNYTYKRNI from the coding sequence ATGAAAGAAGAAATGAAAGAAGAAATAACAAAAAAAAATAGAGAAATAAAATGGAGAAGTCTAAATAATTATTTTGGATTTATACTTTTGATTACCTTAATTACAGGCTATTTTTATTTTAATAGAGATTATACTCCTAAAAAAATACTTATAAAGAATATTTCTATTAAGGAAAATAAAGAAAGTAAACTTTATATTTATTATCCTGAAAAAGGTGAGTTATTAAATGAGGAGATTACTGTTAACGAAAAATTTGGGACAGATTTCATTGTGAGAGATACTATAAAAAATGTTGTTTTAAAACTTGAAAAGTTAAACAAGATACCTCAATTAGAATTTGGGAACAAAGTAGATTATTTTATTTTAAAAGATCAAATATACATAGATGTTCCTGAGGTAATGTTTGGAAAAGTTAATTCTCCAAGGGATGAGCTGTTACTTATATATTCCTTTATAAATTCATTGACTAATATAAAGGGAATAAACAGTGTAAGATTTTTAATAGATAATGTTGATGTTGAAAAAATAAAATATTCAAATTTAATTAAAAATTATACTTATAAGAGGAATATTTAG
- the dnaK gene encoding molecular chaperone DnaK, producing the protein MSKIIGIDLGTTNSCVSIMEGGSASIITNAEGVRTTPSVVNIKDNGEIVVGEIAKRQAITNTNSTIASIKTHMGEDYKVNINSKDYTPQEISAMILRKLKKDAEAYLGEDVKEAVITVPAYFTDSQRQATKDAGSIAGLEVKRIINEPTAAALAYGLDKKGEEKVLVFDLGGGTFDVSVLEISDGVIEVLSTGGNNHLGGDNFDERVINWLAEEFKKEQGIDLLNDKMAYQRLKDAAEKAKKELSSMMEAQISLPFITMDATGPKHLEMKLTRAKFNDLTKDLVEATQGPTRAALSDAGLSPSEVNEVLLVGGSTRMIAVQEWVESYFGKKPNKGINPDEVVAAGAAIQGGVLMGDVKDVLLLDVTPLSLGIETLGGVCTKIIEKNTTIPVKKSQVFSTAADNQPAVTINVLQGERAKAVDNHKLGEFNLEGIPTAPRGVPQIEVTFDIDANGIVHVSAKDLGTGKENTITISGSTNLSSEEIDRMKKEAESNEDEDKKFMELIEVRNKADMLIASTEKTLKEHPDKVTEEEKKSIEEAIEELKKSKDSEDKKIIEETMEKLAKVSQKLAEEIYKDAQAKQSGASEDQPGQQQEAKKADDDVEDAEVVD; encoded by the coding sequence ATGTCAAAAATAATTGGAATTGATTTAGGAACAACAAACTCTTGTGTATCAATAATGGAGGGTGGTTCTGCAAGTATAATAACAAATGCAGAAGGAGTAAGAACAACACCATCAGTGGTAAATATAAAAGATAATGGAGAAATAGTAGTAGGGGAAATAGCAAAAAGACAAGCTATAACAAATACAAATTCAACAATTGCTTCTATAAAAACTCACATGGGTGAAGATTATAAAGTAAATATAAATTCAAAAGATTACACTCCTCAAGAAATATCAGCAATGATTTTAAGAAAATTAAAGAAAGATGCAGAAGCTTACTTAGGAGAAGACGTAAAAGAAGCAGTAATAACTGTACCAGCTTATTTTACAGATTCTCAAAGACAAGCAACTAAAGATGCTGGTTCAATTGCAGGATTAGAAGTTAAAAGAATTATAAATGAACCAACAGCTGCAGCACTTGCTTATGGATTAGATAAAAAAGGTGAAGAAAAAGTTTTAGTATTTGACTTAGGTGGAGGAACATTTGACGTATCAGTTCTTGAAATTTCAGATGGTGTTATAGAAGTTTTATCTACTGGAGGAAACAATCATTTAGGTGGAGACAATTTTGATGAAAGAGTAATCAATTGGTTAGCAGAAGAATTTAAAAAAGAACAAGGAATTGATTTATTAAATGATAAAATGGCTTATCAAAGACTTAAAGATGCTGCTGAAAAAGCTAAAAAAGAGTTATCTTCAATGATGGAAGCTCAAATATCTTTACCATTTATAACAATGGATGCAACAGGACCTAAACATTTAGAAATGAAATTAACAAGAGCAAAATTTAATGATTTAACAAAAGATTTAGTAGAGGCTACTCAAGGTCCAACAAGAGCAGCATTATCAGATGCAGGACTTTCTCCTTCTGAAGTAAATGAAGTTCTATTAGTTGGAGGATCAACAAGAATGATAGCTGTTCAAGAATGGGTAGAATCTTACTTTGGAAAAAAACCTAACAAAGGAATTAATCCAGATGAAGTTGTAGCAGCAGGTGCAGCTATTCAAGGTGGAGTATTAATGGGAGATGTTAAGGATGTATTACTTCTTGACGTTACACCTTTATCACTAGGAATTGAAACTTTAGGTGGAGTTTGTACAAAAATTATTGAAAAAAATACAACTATTCCAGTTAAAAAATCTCAAGTATTCTCTACAGCAGCAGATAATCAACCAGCAGTTACAATTAACGTTTTACAAGGTGAGAGAGCAAAAGCTGTGGATAATCATAAATTAGGAGAATTCAATTTAGAAGGAATTCCTACAGCACCAAGAGGAGTACCTCAAATAGAAGTAACATTTGATATTGATGCAAATGGTATAGTGCATGTATCAGCTAAAGACTTAGGAACTGGAAAAGAAAATACTATAACAATTTCTGGTTCAACAAATTTATCAAGTGAAGAAATTGATAGAATGAAAAAAGAAGCAGAATCTAATGAAGATGAAGATAAAAAATTCATGGAATTAATTGAAGTAAGAAATAAAGCAGATATGTTAATAGCATCTACTGAAAAAACACTAAAAGAACATCCTGATAAAGTAACAGAAGAAGAAAAAAAATCAATAGAAGAAGCAATAGAAGAACTTAAAAAATCAAAGGATTCAGAAGATAAAAAAATAATTGAAGAAACTATGGAAAAATTAGCAAAGGTATCTCAAAAATTAGCTGAAGAAATATATAAAGATGCTCAAGCAAAACAATCAGGTGCATCAGAAGATCAACCTGGTCAACAACAAGAAGCTAAAAAAGCAGATGATGATGTTGAGGATGCTGAAGTAGTAGACTAA
- a CDS encoding ABC transporter ATP-binding protein, producing the protein MIEFKNISKRFKNVAVLKDLNLKIEEGELVTIIGESGCGKTTLLKMVNRLIEPTSGTILIKDNNIRKQNVIKLRRNIGYVIQQTGLFPHMTVRQNIELISKIEKTDPEILNANTLNLMSMIGLEPGKFLDRYPTELSGGQQQRIGVARAFATDPEIILMDEPFSALDPLTRSDLQDELIELQSKLTKTIVFVTHDMDEAIKISDRICIMKNGKILQYDTPENILKNPADEYVENFVGKNRIWASPEFIKVKDIMIDHPVVASIDSRIISCLETMRSRKIDRILIIDLPTRKLKGIVKASQLRKEENKSKRISEIPALMETDYITLSPEENIINTLKIVNDNRISTIPVVDENSILKGLLTKSSLVTTLSQQYLDMEVE; encoded by the coding sequence ATGATTGAATTTAAAAATATATCAAAACGTTTTAAAAATGTTGCTGTTCTTAAAGATCTTAATCTTAAAATAGAGGAAGGAGAGCTAGTTACCATAATCGGTGAAAGTGGTTGCGGTAAAACAACTCTTCTAAAAATGGTTAATAGACTTATTGAGCCTACAAGTGGAACAATTCTTATAAAAGACAATAATATAAGAAAACAAAATGTGATAAAATTACGTAGAAATATTGGTTACGTAATACAACAAACTGGACTTTTCCCTCATATGACTGTTAGACAAAATATTGAGCTTATTTCTAAAATTGAAAAGACAGATCCTGAGATTTTAAATGCCAATACCCTTAATTTAATGTCTATGATTGGACTTGAACCAGGAAAATTTTTGGACAGATATCCAACTGAATTAAGTGGTGGTCAACAACAAAGAATAGGAGTTGCTAGAGCCTTTGCTACAGACCCTGAAATTATTTTAATGGATGAGCCTTTTTCTGCCTTAGATCCTCTTACAAGATCAGATTTACAAGATGAATTAATAGAACTACAATCTAAATTAACAAAAACAATTGTTTTTGTTACTCATGATATGGACGAAGCTATTAAAATTTCAGATAGAATTTGCATTATGAAGAATGGTAAAATTTTGCAATATGATACCCCTGAAAATATCTTAAAAAATCCAGCAGATGAATATGTTGAAAATTTTGTAGGAAAAAATAGAATTTGGGCTTCACCTGAATTTATCAAAGTAAAAGATATAATGATTGATCATCCAGTTGTAGCTTCTATTGATTCTAGAATTATTAGTTGTCTTGAAACAATGAGATCTCGTAAAATTGATAGGATTCTTATTATAGATTTACCAACTAGGAAATTAAAAGGAATTGTTAAAGCTAGTCAACTTAGAAAAGAGGAAAATAAATCAAAACGTATTTCTGAAATTCCAGCATTAATGGAAACTGATTATATTACATTATCCCCTGAAGAGAATATCATTAATACTTTAAAAATTGTCAATGATAATCGTATATCAACTATTCCAGTTGTTGATGAAAACTCAATTTTAAAAGGGCTTCTTACAAAAAGTAGTTTAGTTACCACATTAAGTCAACAATATTTAGATATGGAGGTCGAATAA
- the yqeK gene encoding bis(5'-nucleosyl)-tetraphosphatase (symmetrical) YqeK, which yields MDIKEIREKVKNKLSLKRYNHTLGVEKIAVILAKKNNYDEKKARIAALLHDYMKEEKIDKLKEICKDVKEVKGYEKLIEILHGFAAGIILSKEFQIEDIEIEEAIKYHTIGKENMSILDKIIYISDAIEEGREYPGVDIIRKKTYENIDEGIIEEVKRKINYLSAKNGIIHENTLKMLKVLEKRR from the coding sequence ATGGATATAAAAGAAATTAGAGAAAAAGTTAAAAATAAACTATCATTAAAAAGATATAATCATACACTTGGAGTGGAAAAAATTGCAGTTATTTTAGCAAAAAAAAATAACTATGATGAAAAAAAAGCAAGAATAGCAGCTCTTTTACATGATTATATGAAAGAAGAGAAGATAGATAAATTAAAAGAAATTTGTAAAGATGTAAAAGAAGTAAAAGGATATGAAAAATTAATAGAAATACTACATGGATTTGCAGCAGGAATAATTCTTTCTAAAGAATTTCAAATAGAAGATATTGAAATAGAAGAGGCAATTAAATATCATACAATAGGAAAAGAAAACATGTCAATTTTAGATAAAATAATTTATATTTCAGATGCAATAGAAGAGGGAAGAGAGTATCCAGGAGTAGATATTATTAGAAAAAAAACTTATGAAAATATAGATGAGGGGATAATTGAAGAAGTTAAAAGAAAAATAAATTATCTAAGTGCAAAAAATGGAATTATTCACGAAAACACTTTAAAGATGTTAAAGGTTTTAGAAAAAAGGAGATAA
- the yajC gene encoding preprotein translocase subunit YajC produces MNQIFAKYGTVIMIVVWIAIIYFFMVMPNKKKQKKQKAMMESLKDGDEIVTIGGVKGTIARVEESFVVIKIDKGTHMTIRKSAVAVVLD; encoded by the coding sequence ATGAATCAAATTTTTGCAAAATACGGAACTGTTATAATGATTGTAGTATGGATAGCGATTATATATTTCTTTATGGTTATGCCAAATAAGAAAAAACAAAAGAAACAAAAAGCAATGATGGAATCTTTAAAAGATGGAGATGAAATTGTAACAATAGGTGGAGTAAAGGGAACTATTGCTAGAGTGGAAGAATCTTTTGTTGTTATAAAAATAGACAAAGGTACACATATGACTATTAGAAAGTCAGCTGTTGCAGTTGTGCTAGACTAA
- the grpE gene encoding nucleotide exchange factor GrpE gives MSKNKKQEELKEEIITEKPQKENNKKETKEKETKEKKSEDKAKDVESSEEIIEKLKLEVEDWKNSYMRKQADFQNFTKRKEKEMEELRKFASEKIIVKLLDGIDNLSRAVETSKQTSDFESLSKGVEMTLNQFKQILKTEGVEAIETDNKEFDPQKHMAVMVEESEEVKNNHIIMELQKGYSLKGKVVRPSMVKVCKK, from the coding sequence ATGTCAAAAAATAAAAAGCAAGAAGAATTAAAAGAAGAGATAATAACTGAAAAACCACAAAAGGAAAATAACAAAAAAGAAACTAAAGAAAAAGAAACTAAAGAAAAAAAATCTGAGGATAAAGCTAAAGATGTTGAATCCTCTGAAGAAATAATAGAAAAATTAAAATTAGAAGTAGAGGATTGGAAAAATTCTTATATGAGAAAGCAAGCTGATTTTCAAAACTTTACCAAAAGAAAAGAAAAAGAAATGGAAGAATTAAGAAAGTTTGCATCTGAAAAAATAATAGTTAAGCTTTTAGATGGAATAGATAATTTATCTAGGGCAGTGGAAACTTCAAAACAAACTTCTGACTTTGAAAGTCTTTCTAAAGGTGTTGAAATGACATTAAATCAGTTTAAACAAATTTTAAAAACAGAAGGTGTTGAAGCAATAGAAACAGATAATAAAGAATTTGATCCACAAAAACATATGGCAGTAATGGTTGAAGAAAGTGAAGAAGTTAAAAATAATCATATTATAATGGAGCTTCAAAAGGGATATTCATTAAAAGGAAAAGTAGTAAGACCATCAATGGTTAAAGTTTGTAAGAAATAA
- the hrcA gene encoding heat-inducible transcriptional repressor HrcA yields the protein MLNDREKLVLNAIIDFYLRFGETIGSRTLVKKYNIGLSSATIRNVMSDLEDSKFIVKTHSSSGRIPTDLGYKYYLNELLKIEKLSREEKVKINNEYERKVNAIDVILQQTSALLSQLTNCASVVIEPVHRKENITKIELVHIDDFLVLAITVTEDRNVSTKKIQLDHPISKEKLEIMSKKLNDQIKRRVIKSYEVEDVIIKNFEGYDSLKDKVYKDIEGKLYLNNSSIIFKDKNVNEVMDVLEMFNEEKDVKHFFEKVLSTRKNNEGKVSVILGDELPIKGLEDFSFVYSTYKKNGSEGIIGVLGPKRMPYSKTMGIIEYISNEVEKVINNEKKSLDLHKKKELDNVKK from the coding sequence ATGCTTAATGATAGAGAGAAATTAGTATTAAATGCTATTATAGATTTTTATTTGAGATTTGGAGAAACAATAGGATCTAGGACTTTGGTAAAAAAATATAATATAGGATTGTCTTCTGCTACAATTAGAAATGTTATGTCTGATTTGGAGGATAGTAAGTTTATAGTTAAGACGCATTCTTCTTCTGGAAGAATACCTACAGATTTAGGTTATAAATATTATTTAAATGAACTTTTAAAAATAGAAAAATTGTCAAGAGAAGAGAAAGTTAAAATAAATAATGAATATGAAAGAAAAGTAAATGCTATAGATGTAATATTACAACAAACATCAGCTCTTCTTTCTCAATTAACTAACTGTGCTTCTGTTGTTATAGAACCAGTTCATAGAAAAGAAAATATAACTAAAATAGAACTTGTACATATTGATGATTTCTTAGTATTAGCAATAACAGTTACAGAAGATAGGAATGTAAGTACAAAGAAAATTCAATTGGATCATCCTATTTCAAAAGAAAAATTAGAGATTATGTCTAAAAAATTAAATGATCAAATAAAGAGAAGGGTAATTAAAAGCTACGAAGTGGAAGATGTAATAATTAAAAATTTTGAAGGATATGATAGTCTGAAAGATAAAGTGTATAAGGACATTGAAGGGAAATTATATTTAAATAATTCTTCAATTATATTCAAAGATAAAAATGTAAATGAAGTTATGGATGTTTTGGAAATGTTTAATGAAGAAAAAGATGTTAAACATTTTTTTGAAAAGGTTTTATCAACAAGGAAAAATAATGAAGGGAAAGTTAGTGTTATACTTGGAGATGAGTTGCCAATAAAAGGGTTAGAAGATTTTAGCTTTGTGTATTCAACCTATAAAAAAAATGGATCTGAAGGGATTATAGGAGTTTTAGGTCCTAAAAGGATGCCTTATTCAAAGACTATGGGAATTATAGAATACATAAGTAACGAAGTTGAAAAAGTAATTAATAATGAAAAAAAATCATTAGATTTACATAAGAAAAAGGAGCTGGATAATGTCAAAAAATAA
- a CDS encoding N-acetylmuramoyl-L-alanine amidase has translation MKKKYLSFIIFFIFFSFSFSSTIKNIRFNKYPSQIVFDMDEQSPKYNSDYDEYNRLLFLEIKNNGNSKFNLNNPLSKYIENIKQVNYNNSTGFFVNLKKNIFYKVSMRKNPYRVVVDLSKSRHNKQYTIVIDPGHGGKDPGAMGNGLKEKDLVLSIGKYLKKELDKDFNVVMTRDTDEFITLQNRSKVANGLEANLFISLHINSSESTKMNGMEIFYFSKKSSSYARKIAKFENSFAEKYGEDTKKIVQIVTDISYDNNQAESMKLAEKLNDDLSKKMKMKNRKIHGANFAVLRGINCPGILIETGFIRNKSDSRKLKNKTNQKFIAKEISKYVREYFY, from the coding sequence ATGAAAAAAAAATATTTAAGTTTTATAATATTTTTTATATTTTTTAGTTTTAGTTTTTCAAGTACAATAAAAAATATAAGATTTAATAAATACCCATCTCAAATTGTTTTTGATATGGATGAGCAATCCCCTAAATACAATAGTGACTATGATGAGTATAATAGATTATTATTTTTAGAAATAAAAAATAATGGGAATAGCAAATTTAATTTGAACAATCCATTATCTAAGTATATAGAAAATATTAAACAAGTAAATTATAATAATTCCACAGGATTTTTTGTTAATTTAAAAAAGAACATATTTTACAAAGTTAGTATGAGAAAAAATCCATATAGGGTGGTAGTTGATTTATCTAAAAGTCGTCATAATAAGCAGTATACTATTGTTATAGATCCAGGACATGGGGGAAAAGATCCTGGAGCAATGGGTAATGGATTAAAAGAAAAGGATTTGGTTCTTTCAATTGGGAAATATTTAAAAAAAGAACTAGATAAAGATTTTAATGTTGTTATGACAAGGGATACAGACGAGTTTATAACTTTGCAAAATAGAAGTAAGGTAGCAAATGGATTAGAGGCAAATCTTTTTATAAGTTTACATATAAATTCCTCTGAATCAACTAAAATGAACGGGATGGAAATATTTTATTTTTCAAAAAAATCATCTTCCTATGCTAGGAAAATAGCAAAATTTGAAAATAGTTTTGCAGAGAAATATGGAGAGGATACAAAGAAAATAGTTCAGATAGTAACTGATATTTCTTATGACAACAATCAAGCAGAGTCTATGAAGTTGGCAGAAAAATTAAATGATGATTTATCAAAAAAAATGAAAATGAAAAACAGAAAAATTCATGGGGCAAATTTTGCAGTGCTTAGAGGAATAAATTGTCCGGGAATACTTATAGAAACAGGATTTATTAGAAATAAGTCTGATAGTAGAAAGTTGAAAAATAAAACAAATCAAAAATTTATAGCTAAAGAAATATCAAAATATGTTAGGGAATATTTTTATTAG